A part of Heliangelus exortis chromosome 3, bHelExo1.hap1, whole genome shotgun sequence genomic DNA contains:
- the WDR26 gene encoding WD repeat-containing protein 26 isoform X1: MQANGAGGGQQQQQPPPQGPAGSELGCLGAQNGEASAGTAAGDQLAHANGLLPSANNGGSSSGGLGVNNGVPAAGVPGPAAAELGGSSGGGGSALKKKKRLSQSDEDVIRLIGQHLHGLGLNQTVDLLMQESGCRLEHPSATKFRNHVMEGEWDKAENDLNELKALVHSPHAIVRMKFLLLQQKYLEYLEDGKVLEALQVLRCELTPLKYNTERIHVLSGYLMCSHAEDLRAKAEWEGKGTASRSKLLDKLQTYLPPSVMLPPRRLQNLLRQAVELQRDRCLYHNTKLDSNLDSVSLLIDHVCSRKQFPCYTQQILTEHCNEVWFCKFSNDGTKLATGSKDTTVIIWQVDPDTHQLKLLKTLEGHAYGVSYIAWSPDDNYLVACGPDDCSELWLWNVQTGELRTKMSQSHEDSLTSVAWNPDGKRFVTGGQRGQFYQCDLDGNLLDSWEGVRVQCLWCLSDGKTVLASDTHQRIRGYNFEDLTDRNIVQEDHPIMSFTISKNGRLALLNVATQGVHLWDLQDRVLVRKYQGVTQGFYTIHSCFGGHNEDFISSGSEDHKVYIWHKRSELPIAELTGHTRTVNCVSWNPQIPSMMASASDDGTVRIWGPAPFVDNQDIEEECSSMDS; encoded by the exons ATGCAGGCCAACGGGGCAGGAGggggccagcagcagcagcagccgccgccgcAAGGGCCTGCGGGCTCCgagctgggctgcctgggcGCCCAGAACGGCGAGGCCTCGGCGGGCACGGCCGCTGGTGACCAGCTGGCCCACGCCAACGGGCTGCTGCCCTCGGCCAACAACGGCGGCAGCAGCTCCGGTGGCCTCGGTGTCAATAACGGGGTGCCTGCCGCCGGGGTCCCCGGCCCGGCCGCCGCggagctggggggcagcagcGGCGGTGGCGGCAGCGccctgaagaagaagaaacgGCTATCGCAGTCCGACGAGGACGTGATCCGGCTGATCGGGCAGCACCTCCACGGACTGGGCCTTAA CCAGACTGTTGATCTTCTCATGCAAGAGTCAGGATGTCGTTTAGAACATCCTTCTGCTACCAAATTCCGCAATCATGTCATGGAAGGAGAATGGGATAAG GCAGAGAACGACCTGAATGAACTTAAGGCCTTAGTGCATTCTCCGCATGCAATTGTG AGGATGAagtttttgctgctgcagcagaagtaCCTGGAATACCTGGAGGATGGCAAGGTCCTGGAGGCACTTCAAGTTCTACGCTGTGAACTGACTCCTCTGAAATATAATACAGAACGTATTCATGTCCTCAGTGG GTATCTGATGTGTAGCCACGCAGAAGACTTGCGTGCAAAAGCAgagtgggaagggaaaggaacagCTTCCAGATCGAAACTTTTGGACAAACTCCAGA CATACCTACCCCCATCAGTGATGCTTCCTCCAAGGCGTTTACAGAACCTGCTACGTCAGGCTGTGGAGCTACAACGGGACCGGTGCCTATATCATAATACCAAACTAGATAGTAATCTAGATTCCGTCTCACTGCTAATAGATCATGTTTGTAGTAG gaaaCAGTTCCCATGCTATACACAGCAGATACTAACGGAGCACTGTAATGAAGTGTGGTTCTGTAAATTCTCCAATGATGGCACTAAATTAGCAACAGGATCTAAGGACACAACTGTTATTATATGGCAGGTTGATCCG GATACTCACCAGCTAAAACTACTTAAGACGTTAGAAGGTCATGCATATGGTGTATCCTATATTGCTTGGAGTCCAGATGACAACTATCTTGTTGCCTGCGGACCAGATGATTGTTCTGAGCTTTGGCTCTGGAATGTACAA acTGGGGAGCTGAGGACAAAGATGAGCCAATCTCATGAAGACAGTCTAACAAGTGTTGCCTGGAATCCTGATGGGAAGCGTTTTGTCACAGGAGGTCAGCGTGGACAGTTCTATCAGTGT GACTTAGATGGCAATCTCCTTGATTCCTGGGAAGGGGTCAGAGTACAATGCCTTTGGTGCTTGAGTGACGGGAAAACTGTTCTAGCATCGGACACACACCAGCGAATTCGGGGTTATAACTTTGAGGATCTTACAGACAGGAACAT AGTACAAGAAGATCACCCTATTATGTCGTTTACTATTTCAAAAAATGGTCGTTTAGCTTTGTTAAATGTAGCAACTCAG GGAGTTCACTTATGGGACTTACAAGACAGAGTTTTAGTGAGAAAGTACCAAGGTGTCACACAAGGATTTTACACAATCCATTCGTGTTTTGGAGGTCATAATGAGGATTTCATCTCGAGTGGCAGTGAAG aTCACAAGGTATATATTTGGCACAAGCGCAGCGAGCTGCCGATTGCGGAGCTGACAGGGCACACGCGCACTGTTAATTGTGTGAGCTGGAACCCACAGATTCCATCCATGATGGCCAGCGCCTCTGATGATGGCACTGTTAGAATATGGGGACCAGCACCTTTCGTAGACAACCAGGATATTGAAG AGGAATGCAGTAGCATGGATAGTTGA
- the WDR26 gene encoding WD repeat-containing protein 26 isoform X2: protein MAVCGGCQTVDLLMQESGCRLEHPSATKFRNHVMEGEWDKAENDLNELKALVHSPHAIVRMKFLLLQQKYLEYLEDGKVLEALQVLRCELTPLKYNTERIHVLSGYLMCSHAEDLRAKAEWEGKGTASRSKLLDKLQTYLPPSVMLPPRRLQNLLRQAVELQRDRCLYHNTKLDSNLDSVSLLIDHVCSRGLRSVCGPLYVLLCLGIMRKQFPCYTQQILTEHCNEVWFCKFSNDGTKLATGSKDTTVIIWQVDPDTHQLKLLKTLEGHAYGVSYIAWSPDDNYLVACGPDDCSELWLWNVQTGELRTKMSQSHEDSLTSVAWNPDGKRFVTGGQRGQFYQCDLDGNLLDSWEGVRVQCLWCLSDGKTVLASDTHQRIRGYNFEDLTDRNIVQEDHPIMSFTISKNGRLALLNVATQGVHLWDLQDRVLVRKYQGVTQGFYTIHSCFGGHNEDFISSGSEDHKVYIWHKRSELPIAELTGHTRTVNCVSWNPQIPSMMASASDDGTVRIWGPAPFVDNQDIEEECSSMDS from the exons ATGGCTGTTTGTGGTGGCTG CCAGACTGTTGATCTTCTCATGCAAGAGTCAGGATGTCGTTTAGAACATCCTTCTGCTACCAAATTCCGCAATCATGTCATGGAAGGAGAATGGGATAAG GCAGAGAACGACCTGAATGAACTTAAGGCCTTAGTGCATTCTCCGCATGCAATTGTG AGGATGAagtttttgctgctgcagcagaagtaCCTGGAATACCTGGAGGATGGCAAGGTCCTGGAGGCACTTCAAGTTCTACGCTGTGAACTGACTCCTCTGAAATATAATACAGAACGTATTCATGTCCTCAGTGG GTATCTGATGTGTAGCCACGCAGAAGACTTGCGTGCAAAAGCAgagtgggaagggaaaggaacagCTTCCAGATCGAAACTTTTGGACAAACTCCAGA CATACCTACCCCCATCAGTGATGCTTCCTCCAAGGCGTTTACAGAACCTGCTACGTCAGGCTGTGGAGCTACAACGGGACCGGTGCCTATATCATAATACCAAACTAGATAGTAATCTAGATTCCGTCTCACTGCTAATAGATCATGTTTGTAGTAG GGGTCTGAGATCAGTATGTGGTCCTCTGTACGTGCTGCTATGCTTGGGCATAATGAG gaaaCAGTTCCCATGCTATACACAGCAGATACTAACGGAGCACTGTAATGAAGTGTGGTTCTGTAAATTCTCCAATGATGGCACTAAATTAGCAACAGGATCTAAGGACACAACTGTTATTATATGGCAGGTTGATCCG GATACTCACCAGCTAAAACTACTTAAGACGTTAGAAGGTCATGCATATGGTGTATCCTATATTGCTTGGAGTCCAGATGACAACTATCTTGTTGCCTGCGGACCAGATGATTGTTCTGAGCTTTGGCTCTGGAATGTACAA acTGGGGAGCTGAGGACAAAGATGAGCCAATCTCATGAAGACAGTCTAACAAGTGTTGCCTGGAATCCTGATGGGAAGCGTTTTGTCACAGGAGGTCAGCGTGGACAGTTCTATCAGTGT GACTTAGATGGCAATCTCCTTGATTCCTGGGAAGGGGTCAGAGTACAATGCCTTTGGTGCTTGAGTGACGGGAAAACTGTTCTAGCATCGGACACACACCAGCGAATTCGGGGTTATAACTTTGAGGATCTTACAGACAGGAACAT AGTACAAGAAGATCACCCTATTATGTCGTTTACTATTTCAAAAAATGGTCGTTTAGCTTTGTTAAATGTAGCAACTCAG GGAGTTCACTTATGGGACTTACAAGACAGAGTTTTAGTGAGAAAGTACCAAGGTGTCACACAAGGATTTTACACAATCCATTCGTGTTTTGGAGGTCATAATGAGGATTTCATCTCGAGTGGCAGTGAAG aTCACAAGGTATATATTTGGCACAAGCGCAGCGAGCTGCCGATTGCGGAGCTGACAGGGCACACGCGCACTGTTAATTGTGTGAGCTGGAACCCACAGATTCCATCCATGATGGCCAGCGCCTCTGATGATGGCACTGTTAGAATATGGGGACCAGCACCTTTCGTAGACAACCAGGATATTGAAG AGGAATGCAGTAGCATGGATAGTTGA